From a single Sus scrofa isolate TJ Tabasco breed Duroc chromosome 13, Sscrofa11.1, whole genome shotgun sequence genomic region:
- the BCL6 gene encoding B-cell lymphoma 6 protein isoform X1: protein MASPADSCIQFTRHASDVLLNLNRLRSRDILTDVVIVVSREQFRAHKTVLMACSGLFYSIFTDQLKCNLSVINLDPEINPEGFCILLDFMYTSRLNLREGNIMAVMATAMYLQMEHVVDTCRKFIKASEAEMVPAIKPPREEFLNSRMLMPQDIMAYRGREVVENSLPLRNAPGCESRAFAPSLYNGLSTPPASYPVYGHLPVSSFLFSDEELRDARMPVANPFPKERALPCDSARPIHADYSRPAMEISPSMCHSSIYSPKEAAPEEARSDMHYSVAEGPKPAAPSARGAPYFPCDKAGKEEERPSSEDEIALHFEPPNAPLNRKGLVSPQSPQKSDCQPNSPTESCSSKNACILQTSGSPPAKSPTDPKACNWKKYKFIVLNSLNQNAKPEGPEPAELGRLSPRAYTAPPACQPPMEPETLDLQSPTKLSTNGEDSTIPQASRLNNIVNRSLTGSPRSSSESHSPLYLHPPKCTSCGSQSPQHTEMCLHAAGPTFPEELGETQSEYSDSSCENGAFFCNECDCRFSEEASLKRHTLQTHSDKPYKCDRCQASFRYKGNLASHKTVHTGEKPYRCNICGAQFNRPANLKTHTRIHSGEKPYKCETCGARFVQVAHLRAHVLIHTGEKPYPCEICGTRFRHLQTLKSHLRIHTGEKPYHCEKCNLHFRHKSQLRLHLRQKHGAITNTKVQYRVSATDLPPELPKAC, encoded by the exons ATGGCCTCGCCGGCTGACAGCTGTATCCAGTTCACCCGCCATGCCAGCGACGTTCTTCTCAACCTTAATCGCCTCCGGAGCCGCGACATCTTGACTGATGTTGTCATAGTGGTGAGCCGAGAGCAGTTTAGAGCCCATAAGACGGTCCTCATGGCCTGCAG TGGCCTCTTCTACAGCATCTTCACGGACCAGTTGAAATGCAATCTCAGCGTGATCAATCTGGATCCCGAGATCAACCCGGAGGGgttctgcatcctcctggactTCATGTACACGTCTCGGCTCAATCTGCGGGAGGGCAACATCATGGCAGTGATGGCCACAGCTATGTACCTGCAGATGGAGCATGTTGTGGACACTTGCCGGAAGTTCATCAAAGCCAG TGAAGCAGAGATGGTTCCTGCCATCAAGCCTCCCCGGGAAGAGTTCCTGAACAGCCGGATGCTGATGCCTCAGGACATCATGGCCTATCGGGGCCGGGAGGTGGTGGAGAACAGCCTACCACTGAGGAACGCCCCTGGCTGCGAGAGCAGAGCCTTCGCCCCCAGCCTGTACAACGGCCTGTCCACACCGCCAGCCTCCTACCCTGTGTACGGCCACCTCCCGGTCAGCAGCTTCCTCTTCTCCGACGAGGAGCTGCGGGATGCCCGGATGCCTGTGGCCAACCCCTTTCCCAAGGAGCGGGCCCTCCCCTGCGACAGTGCCAGGCCCATCCACGCTGACTACAGCCGGCCGGCCATGGAGATATCCCCCagcatgtgccacagcagcatctACTCACCCAAGGAGGCAGCCCCAGAGGAGGCACGGAGTGACATGCACTACAGTGTGGCTGAAGGCCCCAAGCCTGCTGCCCCCTCAGCTCGGGGCGCCCCGTACTTCCCCTGTGACAAGGccgggaaggaggaagagagacccTCCTCGGAGGACGAGATTGCCCTGCACTTCGAGCCCCCCAATGCACCCCTGAACCGGAAGGGTCTGGTCAGTCCACAGAGCCCTCAGAAATCCGACTGCCAGCCCAATTCGCCCACCGAGTCCTGTAGCAGCAAGAATGCCTGCATCCTCCAGACCTCTGGCTCCCCACCGGCCAAGAGCCCCACTGACCCCAAAGCCTGCAACTGGAAGAAGTACAAGTTCATTGTGCTCAACAGCCTCAACCAGAATGCCAAACCTGAGGGACCCGAGCCGGCTGAGCTGGGCCGCCTTTCCCCTCGAGCATACACTGCCCCGCCAGCCTGTCAGCCACCCATGGAGCCTGAGACCCTTGACCTCCAGTCCCCAACTAAGCTCAGCACCAATGGGGAGGACTCCACCATCCCACAGGCCAGCCGGCTCAATAACATCGTCAACAG GTCCCTGACAGGCTCCCCCCGCAGCAGCAGCGAGAGCCACTCTCCACTCTACCTGCACCCCCCCAAGTGCACATCCTGTGGCTCGCAGTCCCCGCAGCACACGGAGATGTGCCTCCATGCTGCCGGCCCGACGTTCCCCGAGGAGCTGGGGGAGACCCAGTCTGAGTACTCGGATTCCAGCTGTG AGAATGGGGCCTTCTTCTGCAATGAGTGTGACTGCCGCTTCTCTGAGGAGGCCTCACTCAAGAGGCACACGCTGCAGACCCACAGTGACAAACCCTACAAGTGTGACCGCTGCCAGGCCTCCTTCCGCTACAAGGGCAACCTTGCCAGCCACAAGACCGTCCACACAG GTGAGAAACCCTATCGTTGTAACATCTGTGGGGCCCAGTTTAACCGGCCGGCAAACCTGAAAACCCACACCCGAATTCACTCTGGAGAGAAGCCCTACAAATGCGAAACGTGCGGAGCCAGATTTGTACAG GTGGCCCATCTGCGTGCCCACGTGCTCATCCACACTGGCGAGAAGCCCTATCCCTGTGAAATCTGTGGCACCCGTTTCCGGCACCTTCAGACTCTGAAGAGCCACCTGCGAATCCACACGGGAGAGAAACCTTACCAT TGCGAGAAGTGTAACCTGCATTTCCGTCACAAAAGCCAGCTGCGTCTTCACTTGCGCCAGAAGCACGGCGCCATCACCAACACCAAGGTGCAATACCGCGTGTCCGCCACTGACCTGCCCCCGGAGCTTCCCAAAGCCTGCTGA